One segment of Ignavibacteriales bacterium DNA contains the following:
- a CDS encoding NAD-dependent epimerase/dehydratase family protein encodes MQTQEIAVVTGANGFVGSHLVDNLLSKGLKVRCVVRKSSNLKWLDGKDVEIYDSGLFNTDGLRKCFKDANYIYHVAGVVKSKTAEGFYKGNVDSTKNLLEVALENKSTLKRFLLVSSGTVTGPSKDGKPLNELSNCSPITTYGKSKLEGEKITLSYKDKLPITICRAPAVYGERDTEIFIYFQTFSKGLTTTIGFNKKELSLIHAVDLVEGFYQAATNEKAIGEIYYISSEKYYTWQEINSVTSKVLGKKPIIIKVPHFLVYTIAGFAQFFAMFSKKPATLNIEKAKDITQQFWIFDTSKAVKELGYNQNISLEDGIKRTCDWYKEMKWI; translated from the coding sequence ATGCAAACTCAAGAAATAGCAGTAGTTACAGGCGCAAATGGTTTTGTTGGAAGCCATCTTGTTGATAATCTTTTATCAAAAGGATTAAAGGTTAGATGTGTTGTCAGGAAATCTAGCAATTTAAAGTGGTTGGATGGAAAGGATGTAGAAATTTATGATTCAGGTTTATTTAATACAGATGGATTAAGAAAATGTTTTAAAGACGCTAATTATATTTACCACGTTGCCGGTGTTGTAAAATCAAAAACTGCTGAGGGCTTTTACAAAGGAAATGTAGATTCAACAAAAAATCTTTTAGAGGTTGCACTTGAAAACAAATCTACTTTAAAAAGATTTTTATTAGTTAGCAGCGGAACTGTTACAGGTCCATCTAAAGATGGCAAGCCGCTTAATGAGTTGAGTAATTGTAGTCCTATAACAACATATGGTAAAAGTAAATTGGAAGGGGAGAAAATCACTCTTTCTTATAAAGATAAATTGCCAATAACAATTTGCCGTGCTCCTGCAGTTTATGGTGAGCGCGATACGGAGATATTTATCTACTTTCAAACTTTTAGTAAAGGCTTAACCACAACCATAGGATTTAATAAAAAAGAACTAAGTTTAATTCATGCTGTAGATCTTGTAGAAGGATTTTATCAAGCAGCAACAAATGAAAAAGCTATTGGTGAGATTTACTATATTAGTTCTGAAAAATATTATACCTGGCAGGAAATAAATTCAGTAACCTCTAAAGTGCTTGGTAAAAAACCGATCATAATCAAAGTACCTCATTTTTTAGTTTATACGATTGCAGGCTTCGCACAATTTTTTGCAATGTTCAGTAAAAAACCAGCTACATTGAATATTGAGAAGGCAAAAGATATAACACAACAGTTTTGGATTTTTGATACTTCAAAAGCCGTTAAAGAACTTGGTTATAACCAAAATATTTCACTCGAAGACGGTATTAAAAGAACTTGTGATTGGTACAAAGAAATGAAGTGGATTTAA